A window of Erpetoichthys calabaricus chromosome 12, fErpCal1.3, whole genome shotgun sequence contains these coding sequences:
- the LOC127529787 gene encoding tyrosine-protein phosphatase non-receptor type substrate 1-like produces the protein MHHLHFWIYFIGIGTGAVFQIIQSPTFLQLYVGDTAVIHCSLLGCAPRRYFWNKTTECENRTDDLFNTSRISISVSGTVRVENVTGSDSGVYYCRVIHKCLKQSPGPVRGNGTRLMVMETPSLHLQLNFSSNNPEDLILTCSAVGFYSSDFTLSWHHSLPEVLHPTQQDARSVLQVGTYSRSSTMLVTKTLWAPGTEIGCEANHTSLTRPLKKYIRSPLEKADSSLEYAYLFALLALPIILGCIYFIVNFFKTKAESDAAKSRDKGNKEEEEKELQYSTLVHKNLKKCSFSKNENELKCIYTQAKPKGDSMAEYEDCVDYAVLDMHENPAAATVDTPVCSQYSSLASIL, from the exons gtatcgGAACGGGTGCTGTCTTCCAGATTATCCAGTCCCCAACGTTTCTGCAGCTATATGTCGGAGACACCGCGGTCATCCATTGCAGTCTCTTAGGCTGCGCACCCAGACGTTACTTCTGGAATAAAACCACAGAATGCGAAAATAGAACAGATGACCTTTTTAATACCAGCCGGATATCGATTTCTGTGTCCGGCACTGTTAGAGTTGAAAACGTGACGGGTTCTGACAGTGGGGTGTATTACTGCCGAGTGATCCACAAGTGCTTGAAGCAGAGCCCTGGACCAGTACGTGGTAACGGGACTCGTTTAATGGTCATGG agACCCCCAGTCTGCACCTCCAGTTAAATTTCTCTTCTAACAATCCTGAAGACCTAATCCTGACCTGCAGTGCTGTGGGTTTCTACTCTTCTGATTTCACACTGTCCTGGCACCATTCTCTCCCTGAGGTGCTCCATCCCACCCAGCAGGATGCACGCTCAGTCCTACAGGTTGGCACATACAGTCGAAGCTCCACTATGTTGGTCACCAAGACACTGTGGGCACCGGGGACTGAGATTGGGTGTGAAGCAAATCATACATCATTGACAAGGCCTCTGAAGAAGTACATTAGGAGTCCATTGGAGAAAG CTGACTCAAGTTTGGAATATGCATATTTATTTGCTCTTCTTGCTCTGCCAATAATTTTGGGCTGCATTTATTTCATTGTGAATTTCTTCAAAACCAAAGCAGAATCAG ATGCTGCTAAATCCAGAGACAAAGGGAACAAAGAAGAG GAGGAAAAAGAACTGCAGTACTCAACTCTTGTGCACAAGAATCTAAAGAAATGttctttttcaaaaaatgaaaatgagctcaagtgtatatatacacaggcaAAGCCAAAAGGAGACAGCATGGCAGAATATGAAGACTGTGTAGATTATGCTGTTCTGGATATGCATGAGAATCCagctgcagccacagtggacACTCCGGTATGTAGCCAGTACTCATCATTGGCCTCCATcttatag